A single window of Methanosphaera sp. DNA harbors:
- a CDS encoding 5,10-methylenetetrahydromethanopterin reductase has product MKFSLELLPNEPIGDVVDVVKVAENIGFENVWITDHYNNRDVFEVLAIIAHETSTIKMGSGVSNPYVRNPVTIAAATATLDEISNGRAIVGVGPGDKATMETLNISWNKPVSTVKDAIGTIRSLVDGDKINDNKASLSGISKVQDYIPIYMAAQGPRMLEASGEVADGALINASNEKDFEVAIPLINKGIEKSANKDKKFNYAAYTACSIEDDMQKAYNNAKVVVAFIIAGAPSVVLERHNIPLSIADDINVALASHNFKKAASLVTDDMCNAFAVCGNPENIMEKIELFENIGINEFVVGSPIGKDRLNSLRLLEDVLASF; this is encoded by the coding sequence ATGAAATTTAGTTTAGAACTACTTCCAAATGAGCCAATAGGTGATGTTGTTGATGTTGTTAAGGTAGCAGAGAATATTGGCTTTGAAAATGTATGGATTACAGATCATTATAATAATCGTGATGTTTTTGAAGTACTTGCAATTATTGCACATGAAACATCAACAATTAAGATGGGATCAGGTGTGTCAAATCCATATGTACGTAATCCTGTTACAATTGCAGCTGCAACTGCAACACTTGATGAAATATCAAATGGTCGTGCAATTGTAGGTGTAGGTCCTGGTGATAAGGCTACAATGGAAACATTAAATATTTCATGGAATAAGCCTGTGTCAACTGTTAAAGATGCAATAGGAACTATCAGATCTCTTGTTGATGGTGATAAGATAAATGATAATAAAGCATCACTTAGTGGTATAAGTAAGGTTCAAGACTATATTCCAATATATATGGCAGCACAAGGTCCACGTATGCTTGAAGCTTCAGGAGAAGTTGCAGATGGTGCACTTATTAATGCATCAAATGAAAAAGACTTTGAAGTTGCAATACCACTGATAAATAAGGGAATTGAAAAATCAGCAAATAAGGATAAGAAATTTAATTATGCAGCATATACAGCATGTAGTATTGAAGATGACATGCAAAAAGCATATAATAATGCAAAGGTAGTTGTGGCATTTATTATAGCAGGAGCACCAAGTGTAGTGCTAGAGCGTCATAACATACCACTAAGTATTGCAGATGATATTAATGTTGCCCTTGCAAGTCATAACTTTAAAAAGGCAGCAAGCCTTGTAACGGATGATATGTGTAATGCATTTGCTGTATGTGGAAATCCAGAAAATATAATGGAGAAAATTGAGTTATTTGAAAATATTGGAATTAATGAATTTGTTGTAGGTTCTCCAATAGGAAAAGATAGGCTAAATTCACTAAGATTACTAGAGGATGTACTGGCATCATTCTAA
- a CDS encoding archaeosine biosynthesis radical SAM protein RaSEA → MQIQKINKQLRENAIENIKNKRERKKDKKPINKYAASWAGEDRLYDSVGYTIFIVLPTSGCQWAVDTGGCTMCSYIADSPLCPISDDQLIEIFDEQWNRQLEKTDITSHENVAIKLFVSGSFLNRNEVAENVQDHIFNEFNKYDNIKEVIVESKPEFIEEDALIHLASLIPDKIFEIGIGLETSNEQTRLNNINKGITNKSFEDAVNKINSIKDYDVRAKAYLLVKPILLSEKDALNEAVQSAQYAKDVGVKRLAYCPATVHGGTLMDSLWKRGSYNPPWIWTTVEIIKQVRANVDIPMIMDTAGFGTRRGPYNCKKCNSKLKNLIIESNLKQEVTKELEEFTCACKDKWEADLEFSDVLNTTTNPKA, encoded by the coding sequence ATGCAGATACAAAAGATAAATAAACAATTAAGAGAAAATGCAATAGAAAATATTAAAAATAAAAGAGAACGTAAAAAAGATAAAAAGCCAATAAATAAGTATGCAGCAAGCTGGGCAGGAGAAGATAGATTATATGATTCTGTTGGATATACAATCTTTATTGTTCTTCCAACAAGTGGATGTCAATGGGCTGTAGATACTGGTGGATGTACAATGTGTAGTTATATTGCAGATTCACCACTTTGTCCAATTAGTGATGATCAGCTTATTGAAATATTTGATGAACAATGGAATCGTCAACTTGAAAAGACAGATATTACATCACATGAAAATGTTGCAATAAAACTCTTTGTATCAGGTAGTTTTCTTAATAGAAATGAAGTTGCAGAAAATGTACAAGATCATATCTTCAATGAATTTAATAAGTATGATAACATAAAAGAGGTAATTGTTGAATCAAAACCTGAATTTATAGAAGAAGATGCACTTATTCATCTTGCATCACTAATACCTGATAAAATATTTGAAATTGGTATAGGTCTTGAAACATCAAATGAACAAACACGTCTTAATAATATTAATAAGGGAATTACAAATAAGTCATTTGAAGATGCAGTAAATAAAATTAATTCAATAAAAGATTATGATGTACGTGCTAAAGCATATCTTCTTGTAAAACCAATACTTCTATCTGAAAAAGATGCATTAAATGAAGCAGTACAATCTGCACAATATGCAAAAGATGTAGGTGTAAAACGTCTTGCATACTGTCCTGCAACAGTACATGGAGGAACACTAATGGATTCACTCTGGAAACGTGGATCATACAATCCACCATGGATATGGACAACAGTTGAAATAATAAAACAGGTACGTGCAAATGTTGACATTCCAATGATAATGGATACAGCAGGATTTGGAACAAGACGTGGCCCATATAATTGTAAAAAATGTAACTCAAAACTTAAAAATCTTATAATTGAATCAAATCTTAAACAAGAAGTTACAAAAGAACTTGAAGAATTTACATGTGCATGTAAAGATAAATGGGAAGCAGATCTAGAATTTAGCGATGTTTTAAATACAACAACAAATCCAAAAGCATAA
- a CDS encoding ARMT1-like domain-containing protein, which translates to MKVNYECAPCMMRQASEAIEHALDDEDKRMQVTLKILEYLNENFKENVRSNKLGTDMHHEIMKLTDNNDPYKVLREMGNNVAEKLIPSMKKVLDDDPSFANYVQIAVVGNIIDFGALTQDTDMEAMIKQQLTQPPVINDIDKLDEALRNSQNILYLADNGGEIVFDKLLIEKIKQDYDVNITLALKENPILNDALLPDAQKLELDKYAKLITTGAASVGVVEDYISDELKELIDTSDIIISKGMGNYEGLTEMNIKTPVYFLLNTKCQVISDDVGVPLKSNVVIKRDLSDN; encoded by the coding sequence ATGAAAGTAAACTATGAATGTGCACCATGTATGATGAGACAAGCATCAGAAGCAATAGAACATGCACTAGATGATGAAGATAAAAGAATGCAAGTAACACTAAAAATACTAGAATATTTAAATGAAAACTTTAAAGAAAATGTACGATCAAACAAGCTAGGAACAGATATGCATCATGAAATAATGAAACTAACAGACAACAACGACCCATACAAAGTACTCAGAGAGATGGGAAATAATGTTGCAGAAAAACTCATACCTTCAATGAAAAAAGTATTAGATGATGATCCAAGCTTTGCAAACTATGTGCAAATAGCAGTAGTAGGAAATATAATAGACTTTGGTGCTCTAACTCAGGATACTGATATGGAAGCAATGATAAAACAACAACTAACACAACCACCAGTAATAAATGATATAGACAAACTAGATGAAGCACTAAGAAATTCACAAAACATACTATATTTAGCTGATAATGGTGGAGAAATAGTATTTGATAAATTATTAATTGAAAAAATAAAACAAGACTACGATGTAAATATAACACTTGCACTAAAGGAAAATCCTATACTTAACGATGCACTACTACCAGATGCACAGAAACTTGAACTTGACAAGTATGCAAAACTAATAACAACAGGTGCAGCATCAGTAGGAGTAGTTGAAGACTACATATCAGATGAACTTAAAGAACTTATTGACACATCAGATATTATAATAAGTAAAGGTATGGGAAACTATGAAGGACTAACAGAGATGAACATAAAAACACCAGTATACTTCCTTCTTAACACAAAATGTCAAGTAATATCAGATGATGTTGGTGTACCACTTAAAAGTAATGTTGTAATAAAAAGAGATCTATCAGATAACTAG
- a CDS encoding Coenzyme F420 hydrogenase/dehydrogenase, beta subunit C-terminal domain, with amino-acid sequence MKQENWLLNNIIDTDQCAKCGTCTILCPNNILTFEDVPTLTDKCLRNGRGTCHEVCPRVSSSKYQIQIREKLEDHRYTTPLSYDDALKAIIKTLMDKDEIDGAIIVGEDHWKSLSLVVNEPGELEVEEHTHNYYQSPLAALEHMGEIDLERVAIVALPCQIQGFRKIQYFPYIAKHELEKSLKGHKPVKIPQIKYLIGHFCTEKYDHGNMMEVLRSEGINIEDVKKFKREVPKLKVETENDTYTLPLKPIAMNEGCKLCNDYEANMADISIGVEGKTTCINIRKDELNYFKDILDLTEDTEDLPKTRHEHKLNRFMVNVTKRQDEGKPVSYYWMGDYPGVGKQMDGNHFIRLKAGKSGWYTHRQLEDILDISKRYDLEIKITTRGAYELHNAKSSMVPVIIDDLKKRDLVSGSEGPLLRSTIACPGDKHCKMGLIDTLALSDKIEEKFAEYPTPYKFKIAISGCPNKCVRPTIHDIGIMGVVYSTVNADMCVNCGRCAEVCKVDAIDFTDVAVPNSDICIDCGKCYRACPNNAIELDHMGFEVFLGGKSGREVVEGRKVDIKDEDELFEFIEKVLILYNKLADMPQKERVADTIKKVGFDNFIAQLDDIKL; translated from the coding sequence ATGAAACAAGAAAATTGGCTATTAAACAATATTATTGACACAGATCAATGTGCAAAATGCGGAACTTGTACAATACTATGTCCAAATAATATACTTACATTTGAAGATGTGCCAACTCTTACAGATAAATGTCTAAGAAATGGACGTGGAACATGCCATGAAGTATGTCCAAGAGTATCATCATCAAAATATCAGATACAAATCAGAGAAAAACTAGAAGATCACAGATATACAACACCACTAAGCTATGATGATGCACTAAAAGCTATAATTAAAACACTCATGGATAAAGATGAAATAGATGGTGCAATAATTGTAGGTGAAGACCACTGGAAATCATTATCACTTGTTGTAAATGAGCCAGGAGAACTAGAAGTTGAAGAACACACACATAACTACTACCAATCTCCTCTTGCAGCACTAGAGCATATGGGAGAAATTGACCTTGAACGTGTAGCAATAGTAGCACTTCCATGTCAAATACAAGGATTTAGAAAAATACAATACTTCCCATATATTGCAAAACATGAACTTGAAAAAAGTCTCAAAGGTCATAAGCCTGTAAAAATACCACAGATAAAATATCTGATTGGTCATTTCTGTACAGAAAAATATGATCATGGAAATATGATGGAAGTTCTAAGAAGTGAAGGAATTAATATTGAAGATGTAAAAAAATTCAAAAGAGAAGTTCCAAAACTTAAAGTTGAAACAGAAAATGACACATACACACTTCCACTTAAACCAATTGCAATGAATGAAGGATGTAAATTATGTAATGACTATGAAGCTAACATGGCAGATATTTCAATAGGTGTTGAAGGAAAAACAACATGTATTAACATACGAAAAGATGAACTTAACTACTTCAAAGACATACTAGATTTAACAGAAGATACAGAAGATCTTCCAAAAACAAGACATGAACATAAACTTAACAGATTCATGGTAAATGTTACAAAAAGACAAGATGAAGGAAAACCAGTATCATACTACTGGATGGGAGACTATCCTGGTGTTGGAAAACAGATGGATGGAAATCATTTCATACGTCTTAAAGCAGGAAAATCAGGATGGTATACACACAGACAACTTGAAGATATACTAGATATATCAAAAAGATATGATCTTGAAATTAAAATTACAACACGTGGAGCATATGAACTTCACAATGCAAAATCATCCATGGTACCTGTAATTATTGATGATCTTAAAAAACGTGACCTGGTATCAGGATCTGAAGGACCACTTCTCAGATCAACAATTGCATGTCCTGGAGATAAACACTGTAAAATGGGATTAATTGATACACTTGCACTTTCTGATAAAATTGAGGAAAAATTTGCAGAATATCCAACACCATATAAATTTAAAATTGCAATATCAGGATGTCCAAATAAATGTGTAAGACCTACAATACATGATATTGGTATTATGGGAGTTGTATATTCAACAGTAAATGCTGACATGTGTGTAAATTGTGGACGTTGTGCTGAGGTATGTAAAGTTGATGCAATAGACTTCACAGATGTTGCAGTGCCAAATAGTGATATATGTATTGATTGTGGTAAATGTTATCGTGCATGTCCAAATAATGCAATTGAACTAGATCATATGGGATTTGAAGTATTCCTTGGAGGTAAAAGTGGACGTGAAGTTGTAGAAGGACGTAAAGTTGATATTAAAGATGAAGATGAACTATTTGAATTCATTGAAAAAGTATTAATTTTATACAATAAACTCGCTGATATGCCACAAAAAGAAAGAGTTGCAGATACAATTAAAAAAGTTGGATTTGACAACTTCATAGCTCAACTTGATGATATAAAATTATAA
- a CDS encoding transglutaminase domain-containing protein produces MIFLVTLFIGAGTVVAADSSNHTTLSLDEQPTVTSDNYDHSSYNDITSYNVNSLKKSNFESNDNVSIKSEKTESIQTTNNTTKQQKTATAKQIATQSKSDINIQLDPIKTVSNQTIEVNAVVKTTSGSKVTGPESVLKINGITKSRTTVINGIATFYLEIPNWTSKDYEMLVKVGETDSTYGGSTTSTLTLQKRNIVIDLPSYSEDGNSNVEFKANVYYTDGRILADAPAVFKLNGKTIGSTRVKNGVVALNYTAPSSGEYSLMLKVGETSYTNENSKTSNAVFRSSSKIIINDIFFAKKGSAVTIIAQILDSKNNKINTGTVAFKVNGKTVDNVKVSNGEAKVVYSNTDALSNVINNITVKYSGNSYITQSNATSTLRVQSRVANYSYADVLRKANDTKVFIEKWGQLPNYVTFPDDHVSPEDFLYMLCQVYTDNSTFCVAGFDNGVTSKTNCNNEKIYKEDYIKLANEIVQCYAKNGRAPRTLEVNGKVMDFADAFYFYTRAVAYIANHGICSAYGTVLSFSAGDEPYPVPEGYEDYVKRTANCEVNDSAIKQAVHTAISGVTGIYNQAVAIFNYVRDRTSYSGYYNTRYGAKGTLSRGYGNCCDMSNLVIAMMRTLGIPARYNHATCYFSSGLVTGHVWAEVYIDGKWYKCDATSKRNSFGNIVNWYSCTNHKRYIELPF; encoded by the coding sequence TTGATTTTTTTAGTCACATTATTTATCGGAGCAGGAACTGTTGTAGCAGCAGATTCATCTAATCACACTACATTATCTTTAGATGAACAGCCAACAGTAACATCTGATAATTATGATCACTCATCATACAATGATATTACATCATATAATGTTAATTCATTAAAAAAATCAAATTTTGAATCTAATGATAATGTAAGCATAAAATCTGAAAAAACTGAATCAATTCAAACTACAAACAATACAACAAAACAACAAAAAACAGCCACAGCAAAACAAATAGCAACACAATCAAAATCAGACATAAACATACAACTAGATCCAATAAAAACAGTAAGTAATCAAACAATAGAAGTTAATGCAGTAGTAAAAACAACATCAGGAAGTAAAGTAACAGGACCTGAATCAGTGCTAAAAATCAATGGAATAACAAAATCAAGAACTACTGTAATCAATGGAATCGCTACATTTTATCTTGAAATTCCAAATTGGACATCAAAAGATTATGAAATGCTAGTGAAAGTTGGAGAAACAGATTCAACATATGGAGGTTCTACAACTTCAACACTAACACTACAAAAGCGTAACATTGTAATTGATTTACCATCATATTCAGAAGATGGAAATAGTAATGTTGAATTTAAAGCTAATGTATACTATACAGATGGACGTATCCTAGCTGATGCACCAGCTGTATTTAAGTTAAATGGTAAAACAATAGGTTCAACACGAGTAAAAAATGGAGTAGTAGCACTTAACTACACAGCACCATCAAGTGGAGAATACTCACTTATGCTTAAAGTTGGTGAAACTTCATATACTAATGAAAACTCAAAGACATCAAATGCTGTCTTTAGAAGTTCTTCAAAAATAATAATTAATGACATATTTTTTGCAAAAAAAGGTAGTGCAGTAACAATAATTGCACAAATTTTAGATTCAAAAAATAATAAAATAAATACAGGAACTGTAGCATTTAAAGTAAATGGAAAAACAGTTGACAATGTAAAAGTATCAAATGGTGAAGCAAAAGTTGTATATTCAAATACTGATGCATTATCTAATGTAATAAATAATATTACAGTAAAATACTCAGGTAATAGTTATATAACACAATCAAATGCAACATCAACTCTTCGAGTACAATCAAGGGTAGCAAACTATTCCTATGCTGATGTTCTCAGAAAAGCAAATGATACAAAAGTTTTCATTGAAAAATGGGGACAACTTCCAAACTATGTAACATTTCCAGATGACCATGTATCACCTGAGGATTTCCTCTACATGTTATGTCAGGTATATACTGATAATTCAACATTCTGTGTAGCAGGATTTGATAATGGTGTTACATCAAAAACAAATTGTAATAATGAAAAAATATACAAAGAAGACTACATTAAACTTGCAAATGAAATAGTTCAATGCTATGCTAAAAATGGACGTGCTCCAAGAACTCTTGAAGTAAATGGTAAAGTTATGGACTTTGCTGATGCATTCTATTTCTATACAAGAGCTGTAGCATATATTGCAAATCATGGAATATGTTCTGCATATGGAACTGTACTTTCATTTTCAGCTGGAGATGAACCATATCCTGTACCTGAGGGATATGAGGATTATGTAAAAAGAACAGCAAACTGTGAAGTAAATGATTCTGCAATAAAACAAGCAGTACATACAGCAATATCTGGTGTTACAGGTATCTATAACCAGGCAGTTGCAATATTTAACTATGTACGTGATAGAACATCATATAGTGGATATTATAATACACGTTATGGTGCAAAAGGTACATTAAGTCGTGGATATGGTAACTGTTGTGATATGTCAAATCTTGTTATTGCAATGATGCGTACACTTGGAATACCAGCAAGATATAACCATGCAACATGTTACTTCTCAAGTGGACTTGTAACAGGACACGTATGGGCAGAAGTATATATAGATGGTAAATGGTATAAATGTGATGCTACATCAAAACGTAACAGCTTTGGAAATATTGTAAATTGGTATAGTTGTACTAATCATAAACGATACATAGAACTACCATTTTAG